A stretch of DNA from Pseudonocardia hierapolitana:
CAAGACCGTGCTGGGCCGCGCGATCGCCGAGGTGGCCGTCCCGTCGGAGTGACCGCTCCGAGTTGCCGGTCGATGTGTTCGGGTCGATCCTCGGCCACGCCAACACCGGCTTGACGGGGAGGGAGCACGTCGTGCAGTTCGGCAAGCTCGTGGACAAGGCGTGGGAGGACAAGACGGCCGCCGAGATCCTCAAGGCGCCGCCGTCCGCGCTCGAAGGGCTCAGCGACAGGCACGCCGAGGCGCTGAAGGAGCTCGGCATCAAGACCGTGGGCGACCTCGGCAAGTGGAAGTACGCGAACCGGGCCGCGGCGCTCGTCGCGCTCGCCGAGCTCGACAAATGAACCTCCGCCGGCCGGGCCCGACGGGCCCGGCCGGCGCACTCACTTCGCCTCGGACAGCAGCGCGCCCATCCGCTCCACGCCCGTGCGCAGGTCGTCGTCGCCGAGGGCGTAGGACAGGCGGAAGAACCCGGGCGTGCCGAACGCCTCCCCGGGTACCACCGCCACCTCGGCGTGCTCCAGCACCGCGGCGGCCAGCTCCACGCTCGTCCGCGGACGGGAACCGCGCAGCTCCTTGCCGAGCAGCCCCTGCACGGACGCGTACGCGTAGAACGCCCCACGCGGCGTCGGGCACTCGACGCCCGGGATCGCCCGCAGCAGGTCCACGATCGTGCGGCGCCTGCGGTCGAACGCAGCGCGCATCTCGTGCACCGCGTCGAGCGGGCCCGAGATCGCCGCCAGCGCCGCGCGCTGGGAGACATTGGCGACGTTGGACGACAGGTGCGACTGCAGGTTGGTGGCCGCCTTCACCACGTCGGCCGGACCGGCCAGCCAGCCCACCCGCCAGCCGGTCATCGCGTAGGTCTTGGCGACGCCGTTGATCACCACGCACGTGTCGGCGAGCTCCGGCACGACGACCGGCATCGAGACGGCCTCCGCGCCGTCGTAGACGAGGTGCTCGTAGATCTCGTCGGTGACCACCCAGATGCCGTGCTCGACGGCCCAGCGCCCGACCGCCTCCGTGAGCTCGCGGGAGGCCACCGCGCCCGTGGGGTTCGAGGGCGAGCACCACAGCAGCACCTTCGTGCGCTCGGTGCGCGCCTCCTCGAGCTGCTCCACCGACGGTAGGTAGTCCGCCTCCGGCCCGCAGACCACCGGCACGGTCACGCCCTCGGCGAGCGCGATCGCCTCCGGGTAGGTCGTCCAGTAGGGCGTCGGCAGCAGGACCTCGTCGCCGGGGTCGATCAATGTGGCGAACGCCTGGTAGACGGCCTGCTTGCCGCCATTCGTCACGAGCACCTGGGACGGGGCGATCTCGAGCCCGGAGTCCCGGAGCGTCTTCGCGGCGATCGCCTCCCGCAGCTCGGGCAGGCCCGCGGCGGGGGTGTACCGGTGGTTGCGCTGGTCGGCGCAGGCCGCCTCGGCCGCGGCCACGACGGCGGCGGGCGTCGGGAAGTCCGGTTCCCCGGCACCGAAGCCGATGACGGGACGCCCCGCGGCCTTCAGGGCCTTCGCCTTCGCGTCCACGGCCATCGTCGCCGACTCGGCGATGCCGCCGATGCGGGCCGAGATGCGGCGGGTGGCGGGGACCGTGCTCGTCGGGGTGCTGGCAGCCATGGCAGCATCCTCCCCCAGCGGGTCACGCACGGCCTTGGTGCCCCACCGGGGGTGTGCGGTGACGGACGCCCGTAAGGGGTGCCGTACACTCGACGTGCTGGGTGTGTCGCATCCGTGATGCACCCCTCCGGCTCATGGGCCGGAGCTGGTCTAGGGGTGTAGCTCAATTGGCAGAGCAGCGGTCTCCAAAACCGCAGGTTGCAGGTTCAAGTCCTGTCGCCCCTGCCACTGCAGGATGTGCTGGATCGGAGTAAGGCACGAACGGCGGCCGGGCCGCTGGTGAGCTGGAGGATGCGGGCGTGACTGAGGAACGCGAGGCGAGCGGGGACGGGCGGGAGCGCCCGAGCACCGCCGCCGACCGTCGGGGTCGGCGCTCCGGTCCTGCGCCCACCGGCGACACGCGGGGCGGTCGGGCCGCGGTCCGCGAGGCCCGCCCGGCGCGCGTGTCGCCGTTCGCCAAGCTCGCCCGGTTCCTGCGGGAGGTGGTCGCCGAGCTGCGGAAGGTCATCTGGCCGACCCGCAACCAGCTGGTCACCTACACGATCGTCGTGCTGGTCTTCGTGTCGTTCATGGTCGCGCTGGTCTGGCTGCTGGACCTGGCGTTCGCGCAGGGTGTGCAGTACGTGTTCGGCACGTGACCGCGGCCGCCAGCACGCACGACACGGACGAAGGAAGCGAGAGGCACGTGACCGAGCGCGAGGCTGACCAGCTCGATGGCGCGGCGGAGGCCGCGGCCACCGTCGAGGAGCCGGCCGAGGCCGCCGACGCCGAGCTCACCGACGCGGAC
This window harbors:
- a CDS encoding pyridoxal phosphate-dependent aminotransferase, with product MAASTPTSTVPATRRISARIGGIAESATMAVDAKAKALKAAGRPVIGFGAGEPDFPTPAAVVAAAEAACADQRNHRYTPAAGLPELREAIAAKTLRDSGLEIAPSQVLVTNGGKQAVYQAFATLIDPGDEVLLPTPYWTTYPEAIALAEGVTVPVVCGPEADYLPSVEQLEEARTERTKVLLWCSPSNPTGAVASRELTEAVGRWAVEHGIWVVTDEIYEHLVYDGAEAVSMPVVVPELADTCVVINGVAKTYAMTGWRVGWLAGPADVVKAATNLQSHLSSNVANVSQRAALAAISGPLDAVHEMRAAFDRRRRTIVDLLRAIPGVECPTPRGAFYAYASVQGLLGKELRGSRPRTSVELAAAVLEHAEVAVVPGEAFGTPGFFRLSYALGDDDLRTGVERMGALLSEAK
- the secE gene encoding preprotein translocase subunit SecE, which gives rise to MTEEREASGDGRERPSTAADRRGRRSGPAPTGDTRGGRAAVREARPARVSPFAKLARFLREVVAELRKVIWPTRNQLVTYTIVVLVFVSFMVALVWLLDLAFAQGVQYVFGT